AATGAGAGCAGCGGGAACGACGGTGATGATGGTGCCGAGGTAAGGAATGATGCCGAGGATGGCGACGGCTGCTCCGATGGTAAAGGCGTAGGGCAGCCCGATGAAGTAGAGGATGACCGCGGTGAGGGCGCCATCAATGAGGCTGACGAGCATTTGGCCTCGGAGGAAGGAGATGATATAGCCGTTGATTTCCTGGACGGTGGAGACGACTTCTTCCTTGAATCGGGACTCTTTGATGGGGAGAACATCGTGCCAGTGTTCCTTGATGGAACTGCTTTCCGTGAGGAAGTAGAAAAGGAAGATGGGAGTCATGACGAGTCCGATCGCGATGCCGATCCAGCCGAAGACAGCTTCGCTGCCGGAGGTGAGCCAGGAGGTTATCTTGGTGAAGAATCGGGAAGCGTTGAGATCCATGCAAATGGTAAGTTGCTGCTGAGGCGTGGTGGCAGAACGCATTTGCTGAAGTTCTTCCGGGGAGTAGGCGTCGGAGTCCATATCCCGCAGGCTTTTGCGGTAGAATTTGTCGATGGCGCCGGCGACCATGGGTTTTTCCATGGCAGTGAAGACGGCATTGGAGGCGGATTGCCAGATTTGAGCCCGGTTGTCGACGAGTTCATTCGTTTGGTGGACGAGCGGGGGAACGATCCCCAGGAGGAAAATGACGATAGCGAGTGCACAGGCGCCCATTACTCCGGAAACGGCAAGGGGACGGGAAATTTTTCGTCGGACCAGCCAGTTGACAAGGGGCTCAAGAAGATAGGCGATGACTGCCGCAACGATGACGGGCAGGAGTACGGGTTCAAGGAAGCCGAGGACATGGGAGATGAGCAGGATGGCTCCGACGGCAAGTGCCAGAATAACGGCAAGGGAGACACCGGTGAGAGCGTTCCAGCATGTTTGCTTACGGAAGTCGTTCGGGGTGGGGGGAGGAGTCATTGTCGGAAGGAGGCTGTTGATCGGGAACTGTTTTGTTGACGGAATCAATGAATTCGTGAATGGCCTGGAGGCGTTCGTAGTCTTCGGGGGTGACAGCTTCGGGAGTGGGATGGTAGTCTCCCGGTTCGGGGCGAGGGGGGACAGTCCATTCGACGGTGATGAGCTTGTTTTTGCGTTGGACGGTGACGGTGGCTTCGGCTCCTTCCTGCATGGTGATGTAGTCGAGGACGGAGTAGTCAAGATGTTTGCGTCCGTTCATGGAGACGAGTATGTCTCCGGTGCGGAGTCCGGCATTCCAGGCCGGAGACCATTCCGCGACGAATGCCTTGCAGGGCGGATTGCCATTTTTATCGGGGATGAAGGTGGCTCCGACGAGGTTGAACGAGGACCGGATGTACTGGGATGTTCTCGGGGAACTGAAATAAAGAGTGTTGCCCGGGCCGTCAAGCCAGGCTTCCCGGCGGTAAAAGGCTTCGATCCCGAGCATGATGTCGATGTCCTTGTCGGTGTTCATGACTCCTTTGTCGGCGAAGCTTTCGCAGGCGACGACATTACGTAGTTCCAGATCTCCGATTTTGTACGAGGAGATCAAGGTCGATTCATAGGCATAGTAACCTCCGGCTGCGGGGGAGAAGCCGCTGTACACGGAGACGGGGGCATCGGGATAGTCCAGTTTGAAGGCTTTCCAGTCTTTGCGGGCGATGTAAATGGCGTAGGGAGCTCCAGTGTCGATGATGATGGTCCGCCCTTTGGGATCCCTGATTTGTGCATAGTCGGACTTGGGAACGAGCTTGAGATGGTCCCAGCGTTTGACGCGGGCGGGAAGAGTCTCGCTGAATTGATGGTGTCCTTTCGGAATATCGAGGTTCCAGACGTATTTGTTGATTGTCGCCCAGCCGAGGAGGCCGTCGTAGGGAGCTGTTTTGACGATGGAAACATCAACGGTTTCCGCGAGGTGGGGACCACGTTCGGTGAGGGAAACGGAGACATTGGCAGATTGCATGGTACCCTTCCCGCGGATTCTTTTTCCGAGTTCGGTGACGGCTGGTGAGAAGAGGATGGCTTCTTGCGTTGCCCCTGTATCGACGCCCATTTTCAGAGGGGTGTCTTCATACCAGGCGATGGCCATCGGAGTACCGTCAACAGGGTTGATGGCATCAATGGGAGGGGCTCCCGGAGGGACCGGAACATGCTGAGAACATGAGATGCAGAGCATTGCACCCAAAACTGCTGGGAAAAGCCGAATCATGGAATCAACGGACATTAGCAAATGGCTCACGGCTATGCAAGGATCTGGATGGGGCTTTTTGTTTTTATGTGCATCCGGGGATGACGCGGCCGGATGGAGCGGGGCGGAGGTATGCTCTTGCGGAGGGGCGGATTTGCCATTATGGTCGTTCTTGTTTGTTGAGTATGAATTCCTCTCCGTTTGACCAAGCCATTATGCAGATTGTCCATCGGGATCCCCGGTATGCGCCGGAGGCTTACCATTTTCTACGCGAAGCATTGGATTTCACGCTGGAACGTGTGATCCGCGCAGAGGGAGGGCTGGGCCGCCATGTGAAGGGAAGGGAATTGCTGGAAGGCATCCGCGATTATGCGTTGCAGGAGTATGGCCCGATGGCGTACACGGTGCTGGAACAGTGGAATATCAAGGCGGGAATTGATATTGGTCGCATTGTTTTTAATTTGATAGACGCCGAGATATTCAGCAAGGAGGATTCCGATTCCATTGATGATTTCGATGGCGTGATGAACTTGAAGAATGCCTTGGAGCAACCGTATCGACCTACACCGTAATTTTCTGGATCATGAGTGAAAAGAATTTCAGATGGCCCGCCGAATGGGAACAGCAGGATGCGGTATGGCTTTCCTGGCCGCATCGCAGGGATTTGTGGCAGGGCGGCCTTGACCGCTTGCAGCAGACGTTTGGTCGTGTTGCTGCGGCAATTGTACCGCATGCCCGGGTGTGCGTGAATGCCTCTTGCGATTTGCATGACGGGATCCGTTCCGTGTTGGCTGGCCTCGGGGTGGGGGAAGAATCGTTCTCCCTGTACGATCACCCGACCAATGATGTATGGTGCCGTGACCATGGCGCGATTTTTGTGAAGGATGAGGCTGCGGATGGCCTGGTAGCGGTAGATTGGCAGTTTAATGCATGGGGGGGCAAGTTTCCACCCTGGGATTTGGATAACGGGATTCCGCGTCGGATGGCGGAGGCCCTGGGTGTGCCTCGTGTCGAATCTCCGATGATTTTGGAAGGCGGCGCGATCGAAGGTAATGGCGCCGGGCTTTTGTTGACGACGGAGGCGGTTTTGCTGAATCCCAACAGGAATAAGGAATGGAACCGGGAAGAGATTGAGAATGAATTGAAATCGAAGCTGGGCATCGAGTCCGTATTCTGGCTGGGTTCCGGGATTGAGGGGGACGATACGGATGGACATATCGACGATATGGTGCGTTTCGTGAAGGAAGATGCCGTGGTATCTATTGTGGAAGAGAACCCGAGGTCGCCGCATTACCGCGTTTTGGCTGAGAACAATGAACGGCTGGGTGACATGCGCACTGTTGCAGGAAGCCGGGTGGAGGTTATTCCCCTGCCAATGCCGGATCCGATCCTCGTGCAGGACTGGAGATTGGAACAGTTGCCTGCCAGTTATGCCAATTTCCTGATTGTAAACGATGCCGTGATTGTGCCTATCTTCATGCAGGAACGTAATGACGACCGTGCCCTGGGGATTCTGCGGGAGGCGTTTCCCGGCAAGAAGGTATGCGGTGTAGATGCCCGCCTGCTTGTTGTGGAGGGGGGAGCTATCCATTGTATAACCCAGCAGCAACCTGCAGTTTCCGTAAGCCGATGAATGATGACCGGGAACCATTGTATGCCGATGTCGTCCTGCCCTTGGAACAGGCGGGGGACGATCTTGCCCGCAGGAGAGCTGCCGCCGAAAAGCTCGGTGTGGAGCCGGGGAGGATTATGGGAGTACGCCTCCGCAAGGAATCCCTGGATGCCCGGCATCGGCCGGTTCGCGTCCAGTTAAGGCTGGAGGTTGGGGTGGATGTTGAACTGCCGGAGGAGTCTCTTCCGGTGCGTTCCTATCCGCATGTGAAGGAGGGAGCGCCTGTAGTGCTTATTGTAGGCTTTGGTCCGGCGGGGATGTTTGCCGCGTTGCGCTGTCTGGAACTGGGGGCGAGACCTGTGGTGTTGGAACGCGGGAAGGATGTATCTTCCAGACGGTTCGATCTGGCTCCGATCATGAGGCAGGGGGTGGTGAATGAAGAGTCGAACTATTGTTTCGGCGAAGGGGGGGCGGGAACGTTTTCCGACGGCAAGTTGTTTACCCGTGCGACGAAACGGGGGCCTGTTCGTGAAATTTACGAGACTTTTGTCGCCCATGGTGCTCCGGCGGAGATTTTGACGGATGCCCATCCGCATATCGGTTCCAATTTGTTGCCGAACGTTGTGAAGGCGATTCGGTGTTCGGTGTTGGCAGCCGGTGGAGAAATTCATTTCCAGGCGAAGGTATCGGGATTGATCCGGGGAAAGGACGGGAGATCTCTGCGTGGCGTGGTATGTGCCGACGGAAGAGTCTTCGAGTCCGGAGCCGTGATTCTAGCAACGGGGCACAGCGCCCGCGATGTGTATCGCCTGCTGCAGAGGGAAGGGATACTTATGGAGCGGAAGCCATTTGCTGTCGGTGTACGCATCGAGCATCCTCAGTCGTTTATCGACGGACACCAGTACCATTTGAGAGCTGGTGAAGAAAGATCCCCCCTCCTTCCTGCGGCGAGGTATAATCTTTCGACGAAAATCGCGGGGAGGGGCGTCCATTCATTTTGCATGTGCCCGGGAGGTTTCATTGTCCCGGCTGCAACGGAGAATGACGAGGTGGTGGTCAATGGAATGTCGTTGTCGCGCCGGGATTCTCCTTTTGCCAATTCCGGATTCGTGGTGACGGTGGAGCCGGAGGATACGAACGAATTCGAGAAGGAACACGGTGTGCTGTCCGGCATTGCCTATCAGAAACGCCTGGAACAAGCTACTTCGGCGGCAGGAGGCGGGCTTCAAAAGGCTCCGGCACAGCGTGTGAAGGATTTTTTGAAAGGGAAGGTCTCGAAGTCTCTTTTGGAGACGAGTTATTTTCCCGGTCTTACGGCATGGCCTCTGCATGAATTGCTTCCCGGCGAGGTAATGTGGCGTATGCGAGACGGTTTGCTCCTGTTCGACCACAAGATGCGCGGCTATGCCGGCGAGGTTGCGCAATTGATCGGATGCGAGACGAGGACGAGTTCCCCGGTGAGGGTACCGAGGCTTGCTGGCTCGCTGGAACATCCGTATCTTTCTGGACTTTTCCCTTGCGGGGAAGGAGCCGGATATGCGGGAGGAATCGTGTCTGCTGCGATGGACGGCCTCAGATCCGCTGAGGCGGCCGTCGGGAAGCTCTTGTCTCCATAGAAGGCGGGAGGATTGCTCTCCCTTCCATGTGCCGGTTAGATTTCGTAGTTTCCTGCGTTGTTGCGGGAATCGGAGTCGTTGTCCATATCGGGAGTTTGGAGTTCGATACGGCTTAGGTCGTCTTCCGGCTTGGGCTGGGAAAGGACTTTGGAAAAGCACCACGTAGCCAGGGTGAGCACCCCGCCTATGGAGAAGATCATGGTGATCCAGCCTTCAGTCGTCATATCAATGGCAAGAATGCCTTGTACGAGGGATGATTGCAAGAGGCGAGTTTACCATGAAGGATGTTTAAAGGGAGGCCGTGGCGGCAGGAGCTCTCTTGCTTTGGGTCGGCCTGGTTCCGGTGACAAGCGTGCGCTTCCCGTCCCATGAGACGGCTTCGATGCGTGTGGAGCCTTCGGGATACTGGACGAGGGTGCTGGATTTGTCTTCGGAGTTTGTTCCCCAGACAGCAATATGGGTCAGTTCTTCTCCGGCGTATGTTTCAAATGCAACGGCGTTTTTCCAAATGTCGTGGTTGATGGTTCTGGTACGACCCTGTTCCGTGATTCCCTGATTGAAGAGACCTTTGACAGCGAGGCGTTTTTTATAGAAATCCGTGGTGCCGGAAGAGATGTAATAGATAACGGGGGATGCCGGAAGGGGATAGCGTTTGGCGTATGCTTCGATGGCATCGCACTGCTCCTGAGTGATGGTCAACTGGGCTTTGCGATAGTCGATCAGGCGTTTGTCAATGGGTTTGAGCATGCCGACTGCTTTGAAGAATGGCGTGAGATTTTTCTTGGAAACGTCGCAGGCGTACTTCATGAAGTTGAGTTGGTGGTCCCCGTCGGAGAGGCCTTTGTCATTAGATGTACGGATACGTTCGAGGATGTCTCCATAGAAGTCTCTGTTACCCATGGCTGCGATGTTGAAGTATTGATGGAGCTGCCAGAGGGGAAGAAGTTTGGAACCATGGTCACCATCGAATTCGTAATTGGCCTGGCGGTCCGGTCCGCGTTGACAGAGCCATTGTTCACCGGCAATTAGGGCCGCATGGAGGTAGCAATTGATACCGCCGCCGATGAGTTTGTTTCCGTCCCAGTCTTTAGCTTTCCGTGCTTCCTGGTTGATCTTGCCTTTGGCGAAGTTGTAGGAAATCCAAAGGGAGTAGAGATTATTGGTGGTTTCCGTGGTACATACCCATTTGAATCCGGGGCGAACCTGGTTGACATGACCCAATTCATGGGCGATTCCCCATGAATTGGCTTTTATGTTGTCTACATTGGCTACTTTCCGCATGGTGTTGTTGTTGAAAGCGGCTCCGATGCCGTCGGCATACATGTAGCCCTTCCAAATGACGCGGGCGAACATGCGGTTCTTCGGGGTGCGCTTGTATTTGCCGAGTCCCATGAAGTTGTGTTCGAGTGCGACGATGCGATCATAGAGTCCAATAAGCTCCAGACCGTTGTCCGGACATTGTTCCTTGAGGGCCTGGACAGGGAAGGCAAGTTGGATTTTCCGCCCCTTGATGTCGAGGATGGGGGATACGGCTTCGGCAAGGAGTTTTTTCCATTCCCGATTCGAGTGTTTGACCGGGTCGAAATATCCGTTGGCTTTGCCTCCCTGAATGGTTATTTTGAGTTTGGGCGCCGTTTTGTAATGGTCGGAATAGTACGAGATATAACCGAGCCCCGGCACCTCGGCCGTGATTTTATTTTCGCCTGTTTTGAGAGGATAGTCTTTTTTTCCTTTTCCGTCCGGCCCGAAATCCATGATGAGGAGCCTGGGAGATTCTTCCCCTATGTCTGTGGCAACATTGACGATAATTGTATCGCCTGCCTGGAAGTAGATGCCGGTGGGATTTTCGTACTGGTTGTAGGTTCCTGTTTTGAGTTGCGAAGCCAGGGATTTCAAAGGCTGGTATGCTTCATAGACTTGAGTCCTGAAGTTTTTATGGAAAGCGTCTTCCGGCGTTGCGGATGCCATTGCCGGAGATCTGCCGGATAGATTGGTGGAAACTC
This is a stretch of genomic DNA from Akkermansia sp. N21116. It encodes these proteins:
- a CDS encoding AI-2E family transporter; its protein translation is MTPPPTPNDFRKQTCWNALTGVSLAVILALAVGAILLISHVLGFLEPVLLPVIVAAVIAYLLEPLVNWLVRRKISRPLAVSGVMGACALAIVIFLLGIVPPLVHQTNELVDNRAQIWQSASNAVFTAMEKPMVAGAIDKFYRKSLRDMDSDAYSPEELQQMRSATTPQQQLTICMDLNASRFFTKITSWLTSGSEAVFGWIGIAIGLVMTPIFLFYFLTESSSIKEHWHDVLPIKESRFKEEVVSTVQEINGYIISFLRGQMLVSLIDGALTAVILYFIGLPYAFTIGAAVAILGIIPYLGTIITVVPAALIAWFVWHDWQHILLVIGIFTAVNQFDGWVIQPKIVGNSVGLHPLTVMFSVLFWTLVLGGILGALLAVPLTAALKVIFRRYIWQSMKDSSSTTSI
- a CDS encoding PDZ domain-containing protein, with translation MLCISCSQHVPVPPGAPPIDAINPVDGTPMAIAWYEDTPLKMGVDTGATQEAILFSPAVTELGKRIRGKGTMQSANVSVSLTERGPHLAETVDVSIVKTAPYDGLLGWATINKYVWNLDIPKGHHQFSETLPARVKRWDHLKLVPKSDYAQIRDPKGRTIIIDTGAPYAIYIARKDWKAFKLDYPDAPVSVYSGFSPAAGGYYAYESTLISSYKIGDLELRNVVACESFADKGVMNTDKDIDIMLGIEAFYRREAWLDGPGNTLYFSSPRTSQYIRSSFNLVGATFIPDKNGNPPCKAFVAEWSPAWNAGLRTGDILVSMNGRKHLDYSVLDYITMQEGAEATVTVQRKNKLITVEWTVPPRPEPGDYHPTPEAVTPEDYERLQAIHEFIDSVNKTVPDQQPPSDNDSSPHPERLP
- a CDS encoding Minf_1886 family protein yields the protein MNSSPFDQAIMQIVHRDPRYAPEAYHFLREALDFTLERVIRAEGGLGRHVKGRELLEGIRDYALQEYGPMAYTVLEQWNIKAGIDIGRIVFNLIDAEIFSKEDSDSIDDFDGVMNLKNALEQPYRPTP
- a CDS encoding agmatine deiminase family protein, translating into MSEKNFRWPAEWEQQDAVWLSWPHRRDLWQGGLDRLQQTFGRVAAAIVPHARVCVNASCDLHDGIRSVLAGLGVGEESFSLYDHPTNDVWCRDHGAIFVKDEAADGLVAVDWQFNAWGGKFPPWDLDNGIPRRMAEALGVPRVESPMILEGGAIEGNGAGLLLTTEAVLLNPNRNKEWNREEIENELKSKLGIESVFWLGSGIEGDDTDGHIDDMVRFVKEDAVVSIVEENPRSPHYRVLAENNERLGDMRTVAGSRVEVIPLPMPDPILVQDWRLEQLPASYANFLIVNDAVIVPIFMQERNDDRALGILREAFPGKKVCGVDARLLVVEGGAIHCITQQQPAVSVSR
- a CDS encoding FAD-dependent protein, which translates into the protein MNDDREPLYADVVLPLEQAGDDLARRRAAAEKLGVEPGRIMGVRLRKESLDARHRPVRVQLRLEVGVDVELPEESLPVRSYPHVKEGAPVVLIVGFGPAGMFAALRCLELGARPVVLERGKDVSSRRFDLAPIMRQGVVNEESNYCFGEGGAGTFSDGKLFTRATKRGPVREIYETFVAHGAPAEILTDAHPHIGSNLLPNVVKAIRCSVLAAGGEIHFQAKVSGLIRGKDGRSLRGVVCADGRVFESGAVILATGHSARDVYRLLQREGILMERKPFAVGVRIEHPQSFIDGHQYHLRAGEERSPLLPAARYNLSTKIAGRGVHSFCMCPGGFIVPAATENDEVVVNGMSLSRRDSPFANSGFVVTVEPEDTNEFEKEHGVLSGIAYQKRLEQATSAAGGGLQKAPAQRVKDFLKGKVSKSLLETSYFPGLTAWPLHELLPGEVMWRMRDGLLLFDHKMRGYAGEVAQLIGCETRTSSPVRVPRLAGSLEHPYLSGLFPCGEGAGYAGGIVSAAMDGLRSAEAAVGKLLSP
- a CDS encoding M60 family metallopeptidase; the protein is MNALSLSLIAFSFCTLCFAEPGVSTNLSGRSPAMASATPEDAFHKNFRTQVYEAYQPLKSLASQLKTGTYNQYENPTGIYFQAGDTIIVNVATDIGEESPRLLIMDFGPDGKGKKDYPLKTGENKITAEVPGLGYISYYSDHYKTAPKLKITIQGGKANGYFDPVKHSNREWKKLLAEAVSPILDIKGRKIQLAFPVQALKEQCPDNGLELIGLYDRIVALEHNFMGLGKYKRTPKNRMFARVIWKGYMYADGIGAAFNNNTMRKVANVDNIKANSWGIAHELGHVNQVRPGFKWVCTTETTNNLYSLWISYNFAKGKINQEARKAKDWDGNKLIGGGINCYLHAALIAGEQWLCQRGPDRQANYEFDGDHGSKLLPLWQLHQYFNIAAMGNRDFYGDILERIRTSNDKGLSDGDHQLNFMKYACDVSKKNLTPFFKAVGMLKPIDKRLIDYRKAQLTITQEQCDAIEAYAKRYPLPASPVIYYISSGTTDFYKKRLAVKGLFNQGITEQGRTRTINHDIWKNAVAFETYAGEELTHIAVWGTNSEDKSSTLVQYPEGSTRIEAVSWDGKRTLVTGTRPTQSKRAPAATASL